ACCGACAGGCCGGGCTGGTACTCGTCGGGCAGGCCGGTCTGGTGCAGGCCGATGACGCCCTGGTTGTGCTCGCCCGCCCGGAGCAGCATGATCGAGCTGGTGCGGCTCTCGGTGACCGGGATCTTGTTGCAGGGCAGGACGGGCACGCCGCGCCACGCGGGCACGTGCTGGCCGTTGAGGTCGACGGTGTCGGGGTAGATGCCGCGCTTGTTGCACTCGCGCCCGAACGCCGCGATGACCCGCGGGTGGGCGAGGAACGCGGTCGGCTCCTTCCACACCGTGGACAGCAGCTCGTCCATGTCGTCCGGGGTGGGCGCCCCGTTGCGGGTGTGGATGCGCTGCTTGAGGTCGGCGCTGTGCAGCAGGCCGAAGTCGCGGTTGTTGACCATCTCGTGCTCCTGGCGTTCGCGGAGCGCTTCGATGGTCAGCCGGAGCTGCTGCTCGACCTGGTCCATCGGGTGGTTGTAGAGGTCGGCGACGCGGCTGTGCACGCGCAGCACGGTCTGCGCGACGCTCAGCTCCAGCTCCCGCGGCGCCAGCTCGTAGTCGACGTAGGTGCCGGGCAGGTCCGGCTCGCCGTCGTGGCCGGAGGCGATCTCGATCTCCGCCTCGCCGTGCTGGTTGGCGCGGCCCGCGATGCCGGCGAACGCGCGCTGGATGTGCGCCCGCAGGCCGCCCGCCTCGCCGTTGAGCTGCTCGAACACCTGCCAGGGCAGGACGAGCACGATGACCGGGGTGACGGCGCGGATGGTGAAGTCCCAGTCCTCCTGCGGGCCGGCCAGCACCCGGTCGCCGAAGTAGTCGCCGTCGGCCAGCACGCCGAGCACGGTCTGGTCGCCGTACTCGCCCTGGCCGATCTTCTCGACCTTGCCGTGCGCGATGAGGTGGACCGCGTCCTGCGGGCGGCCCCGCTCGACGATCACGTCGCCGGGCTGGTGCTCGTGCTGCTCGAAGCGGGCGGCCAGGGCGGACAGGGCCTCGACGTCGTCGAAGTCGCGCAGCAGCGGGAGCTCGGTCAGCTCCTGCGGGACCACCGAGATGTCGGCGCCCACGTTGGTGAAGGTGAGCCGGCCGTCGCCGATGGCGTAGCTGAGCCTGCGGTTGACCCGGAAGGCACCACCCTTGGCCTCCACCCAGGGCAGCACCTTGAGCAGCCACCGGGAGGTGATGTTCTGCATCTGGGGGACGGTCTTGGTGGTGGTCGCGAGGTTTCGCGCCGCCCGCCTGCTCAGGCTGAGCTGAGGCTGCTCGACCTCCACGTCCGAATCGGTCACAGACACCGGGTACACCGCCAATCGGATTCAGTTCATTGGGCCGGATTGACGGTAGTGAGGCCGAATGTGCCACGGGAAGCGGCCGATGCGGCGACCCCCCTGAGGGTCATTTCGGCGTTTTGTGTGCACAGGGTGTGCATGTTGTCCGCTTTGCAAGTAATAACGGGTGATTTTTTCGTTCTTGGTCCCCCGTATGCGTGGTGACGTGGAATGTTTACCACGTTCGTAGTAGCGTTTTTCACGCTGGTGGGGGGTTGACGTGGGGTGGAGGTGTGGTTTGGGTGGGCGTTTTGCCGTTGTGCGGTCAAAAGTCCAGTCTTGTGAGGGTACTTCGATCCGGTGATGCTGTCCCGTTTTTTGCGAAGCGGTTGTTTGGGTGTGCGCTAACGTGAAAGCGAGAAATGCTCGGGCTCGTGTTCTGGGCCGTTCGGGTGGTGGGGTGGGCGGTGGGTTCGGGGAGCCGTTGCGGGCGGGTTGGGGGCTCGTCGAGGGCTCGTTGGGTGTGTGGGTTGGGTGTGGGTTGGGTGGCGTTGCAGGGGTGTCTGGGCGTGCGGGGGCGGCTCGGGTTTGGTTGGCCTTCGGGTGTCGTCCGGCTCGATTTGACATGGGGCCCTTACGAGCGCCGGAGGCAGGCCGCAGCCGACAGGCACGGCGGGGAAAAGCGTCCCGCCGAGCCTGCCGGCTCCGACCAGCCTATGGCACTCGAACCCATGTCAAATCGGGCCTCGTCGGCCCCCACCGGCCCCAGCGCCCTTCCGGCGTGTCATGCGTTGGGGTCGGGCGTGTCATGCGTTGGGCACCGGCGTGTCATGCGTTGGGTCCGGGCGTGTCATGCGTTCAAGCCGCGCGAGTCGAACGTTCAGGACCGTCGTGTCGAACGTTCCGGGCCCCCGAGTTCTACGTTCAGCACCGGCGTGTCCTCCAGTGGGGCACCGCGTGTCCTCCGGTCCGGCACCGCGTGTCCTCCAGTCGGGCACTGTGCAGTGGGTGAAAAGCGCGAACACCGCGCCACCCGGTCGGGTGGCGCGGTGTCGGGTGGGCGGGGTGCGGGGAGAGTCGCGTTCCGCCCGGGTCGGTCAGGTGGAGTGCGGGCAGGTGTCCCGGTACTCCTGGATGGCGGCGCCGCGCGGGGCCGGGCAGAGGAACTGCTCGTAGCGGGTGTCGTTGTCGATGAACCGCTTGAGCCAGGAGATGCTGTACTTGGCGATGGTCGTGTTGGAGGTGTTCGGCGTGAAGTGGGTCGCGCCGTTCAGTTCCAGGTACGCCTTGTCCAGCGTCGAGGGCAGCGTCGTGTAGAACGGCTCCGAGTGGGAGCTGACCGGGGCGATGGTGTCGCCGTCGGCGCCGATCACCAGGGTGGGCACGCGCACGCTGCCCCACGTCTTGTCCGTGTGCCAGCCGGTCAGGGGGATCGCCGCCTGGAGTGACGGGCGCTGCTCGGCGGCGCGCAGGGTGCCGCCGCCGCCCATGGAGTGGCCCATGACGCCCAGGCGGGTGTTGTCGATCCTGGTCCGCACCGAGCTGCGCTGGGTCAGGTAGTCCAGCGCCGCCAGCAGCTGGTCGGCGCGGCTGTCGGGCTGGTCGAGCGTCGTGTTGGTGTCGATGGTGAACACGACGAAGCCCTGGGACGCCAGGCGCGGGCCCAGCCAGGAGATGCTCGACTGGGTCCCGGTGTAACCGGGGGAGATGGCGACCGCGCCGAAGGTGCCCTCGGCGGTGCTGGTCGGGTAGTAGATGGTGCCGCCGCCGAAGCCGGTGACCAGCAGGGACGAGACCGAGGTCTCGGAGACCGCGAACGGGCCGCGGAGGGCTTCGATGCTGGAGTTCGTGGGTGCCGGGCCGCGTCGGTACTCGGTCTCGGCGGCGGTGGCCTGGGGGGCCGCCAGCGCCAGTGCCAGGACCGGGACGAGCGCGGGGATCAGTTTGCGGAGTTGCACGTCGGTGTACACCTCGCTCAGCAGGGAAACTGCGTACGGCGACGACCCTGCTCCCCGGGGTGACCGCGTCGCATCGGTGCAACCACCGGTCCGGTGCGAAACCTAACACTGGTAGATAATTTCGGTGCTCCCCCTTCCGCGAAACTCTTGCGACCCGTAAAACTGGCTGCATGCTGCGCGGACGTCATCGGCAGCGCGTCGCCGTGGACGCGTTGCTCGCGCGTGCCCGGGGTGGGCGCGGTGGAGCTCTGGTGCTGCGCGGCGGCCCCGGGTCGGGCAAGACGGCGATGTTGGGCGTTGCCCGCGAGGCGGCTGCCGACAGGGGCGACCGGGACGTGCTGCTCTGCGTTGACGACGCCCACCTGCTCGACGACACGACCTGGCTCACCGGGCTCGCCCGCGACATCGCCGACGAACCGGTCGCCCTGCTCATCGCCACCGAGGGCGAGCCCCACGGCCTGCCCTGGGTGCGGCTCGACCCGCTCGACCACGCCGACAGCCTCCGCGTCCTGCGCGACCTGCGCCCCGGCCTGCCGCCCGGCCTCGCCGACGAGGTCGCGGACCTCGCCATGGGCAACCCGCTGGCCCTCGTCGAGCTGACCCGGGCCCTCACCTCCGAGCAGCTGGGCGGCACGGCTCCGCCGCCCGACGCGCTGCCCGAGGACAGCTCCCTGCGCGCCCGGTTCAGCGCCCGCTTCCACGACCTGTCCCCGCAGGCCCGCTACGCGACCGCGCTGCTGGTCGTGGACGACGAGGTCGACGCCGACACCCTCGCCCGGATGCCCGACCTCGACCTGGCGGCGGTCGAGCAGGCCCGCGCGCTGCTCGACGGCGGGCCGCTGGTGCGCTCCACGCTGCGCACCGAGGTCCCGCTGGCCCTGCGCTACGCCGCGCACGCCGCGCTGGCCGGTGCGCTGCCCGCCGGGCCCCGCCGCACCTGGCACGAGGCCGCCCGCGCGCCCGGTGACCGGGACGCGTTCGCCGACCGGCTGGCCGACTTCGCCCGGCGTGCCCGGCGCTGCGGCGACTACCCGGCCGCGGCCCGCGACCACGACCGCGCCGCCGCGCTCGCGGGTGCACCCGACACGCGGGCCCGGCACCTGGTCGCCGCCGCCACCGACCACTGGGCGCACGGGGCGCCGCGCCGGGCCCGGGTCGCGCTGCGGTCCGCGGTCCGCCTCACCGACGACGCCGGGCTGCGCGCCCGCGCCGAGCTGCTGCGCGGCGGCATCGACCTCGGGCACGGGCTGCCGGACGTGGCCACCCGCCGCCTGCTGCACGCGGCCGGCGAGCTGGTCGGCACGCACCGCGCGCTGGCCATCACCGCGCTGGGCTTCGCGGGGGAGGCCGCCAGCATCGCGGGCGACCACGGCCGGTACGCCGAGACCGCCGCGTTCGCCGGGCGGCTGCGCAGGCCCGACGAGCCGGACGGGACGCGGGTGACCCTCGACCACCTGCTGGGCATGGCCGCCACGTTCGCCGGGCGCCACCAGGAGGCCCTGCCCGCGCTGCGCTCGGTGGTGGAGCTGGCCGAGCGGCTGCCGCACCCGCAGGCCAAGATCTGGGGCGGTCAGGCCGCTTACACGCTCGGTGACGCCACCAAGGCGCACGAGCTGGCCACCAGCGCGGTCACCGCGGCGCACGAGCACGGCCTGACCGGGCTCGTGCCGTGGGCGCTGGTCTACCGGGCGCTGTCGGCGCTGCTGCTCGACCAGCACTCGGTGGCCCTGTCGGCGGCCTACGAGGGCGTGCACGCGGCCACCGCCATGGGGCAGCACAACGCCGTCGTCGACCACCTGACGATCCTGGCGCTGCTCGCCGCGCTGCGCGGGGACACCGAGACCGCCGTGCACCGCATCGACGCCGCCGCCGAGCAGATCGCCCAGCGCGGCCTGGGCCGCTCCGGCGCGTTCGGCGCCTGGGCGTTCGCCTGCGTCGACCTGGTGCTGGACCGCCCGGCCGACGCGCTGGACCGGCTGCGGCTGATGGGGCCCGGCGCGGGCGGGGTGCACGCGGGCATCAAGGTGCTGGCCGCGCCGCACGTGGTGGAGGCCGCCGTCGGGTGCGGCCGGCCCGCCGCCGGTGACCGCGCGCTGCGCCGCTACGAGAAGTGGGTCGGGGCGACGGGCTGCGCCGCGCGGCTCGCGCTGTCGCACCGCTGCCGGGGCATGCTGTCCGACGGCAGCCGCTCCGACGAGCACTTCCGCGAGGCGATCCGGCTGCACCGGGCCAGCGGCACCGCGATGGAGCTGGCCAAGACCGAGCTGTTCTACGGCCACCGGCTGCGGCGCGAC
This portion of the Saccharothrix syringae genome encodes:
- a CDS encoding family 2B encapsulin nanocompartment shell protein, with the translated sequence MSVTDSDVEVEQPQLSLSRRAARNLATTTKTVPQMQNITSRWLLKVLPWVEAKGGAFRVNRRLSYAIGDGRLTFTNVGADISVVPQELTELPLLRDFDDVEALSALAARFEQHEHQPGDVIVERGRPQDAVHLIAHGKVEKIGQGEYGDQTVLGVLADGDYFGDRVLAGPQEDWDFTIRAVTPVIVLVLPWQVFEQLNGEAGGLRAHIQRAFAGIAGRANQHGEAEIEIASGHDGEPDLPGTYVDYELAPRELELSVAQTVLRVHSRVADLYNHPMDQVEQQLRLTIEALRERQEHEMVNNRDFGLLHSADLKQRIHTRNGAPTPDDMDELLSTVWKEPTAFLAHPRVIAAFGRECNKRGIYPDTVDLNGQHVPAWRGVPVLPCNKIPVTESRTSSIMLLRAGEHNQGVIGLHQTGLPDEYQPGLSVRFMGISEKAIISYLVSAYYSTAILVPDAVGVLEHVQIGRED
- the bdeA gene encoding bis(hydroxyethyl) terephthalate hydrolase — translated: MQLRKLIPALVPVLALALAAPQATAAETEYRRGPAPTNSSIEALRGPFAVSETSVSSLLVTGFGGGTIYYPTSTAEGTFGAVAISPGYTGTQSSISWLGPRLASQGFVVFTIDTNTTLDQPDSRADQLLAALDYLTQRSSVRTRIDNTRLGVMGHSMGGGGTLRAAEQRPSLQAAIPLTGWHTDKTWGSVRVPTLVIGADGDTIAPVSSHSEPFYTTLPSTLDKAYLELNGATHFTPNTSNTTIAKYSISWLKRFIDNDTRYEQFLCPAPRGAAIQEYRDTCPHST
- a CDS encoding helix-turn-helix domain-containing protein yields the protein MLRGRHRQRVAVDALLARARGGRGGALVLRGGPGSGKTAMLGVAREAAADRGDRDVLLCVDDAHLLDDTTWLTGLARDIADEPVALLIATEGEPHGLPWVRLDPLDHADSLRVLRDLRPGLPPGLADEVADLAMGNPLALVELTRALTSEQLGGTAPPPDALPEDSSLRARFSARFHDLSPQARYATALLVVDDEVDADTLARMPDLDLAAVEQARALLDGGPLVRSTLRTEVPLALRYAAHAALAGALPAGPRRTWHEAARAPGDRDAFADRLADFARRARRCGDYPAAARDHDRAAALAGAPDTRARHLVAAATDHWAHGAPRRARVALRSAVRLTDDAGLRARAELLRGGIDLGHGLPDVATRRLLHAAGELVGTHRALAITALGFAGEAASIAGDHGRYAETAAFAGRLRRPDEPDGTRVTLDHLLGMAATFAGRHQEALPALRSVVELAERLPHPQAKIWGGQAAYTLGDATKAHELATSAVTAAHEHGLTGLVPWALVYRALSALLLDQHSVALSAAYEGVHAATAMGQHNAVVDHLTILALLAALRGDTETAVHRIDAAAEQIAQRGLGRSGAFGAWAFACVDLVLDRPADALDRLRLMGPGAGGVHAGIKVLAAPHVVEAAVGCGRPAAGDRALRRYEKWVGATGCAARLALSHRCRGMLSDGSRSDEHFREAIRLHRASGTAMELAKTELFYGHRLRRDRRPRAARELLRDAVKIFQSYDADRWVARARAELRAAGDTVGDAPGAPGTDRSAELTPQQVRIARLVAEGATNREVAARLFLSHRTVEHHLRNIFARLGVRSRVELTRVLD